From the genome of Deltaproteobacteria bacterium, one region includes:
- a CDS encoding TonB-dependent receptor, with amino-acid sequence MWSCILSAAITPTARADDPSTPDRPAAPPRRLAATPEAELPFDSPRAVEVMGARAISDQHRSTVAEALLESEGAQAAWSAPSVSTVNVRGLGTPRVLVLQNGVRLTPGWSGPIATPLGDLDPFLVDQLEVVRGPASVLWGSDAMGGVINVVTQRPRFDPRRAWDIGADALLRFDSAASGLIGHAAAAGHLRRLGLRAGFTARRLDDLLGGRDIGRQRYTSYWQANADIAARLDLGPAGLVDLDYTRGERHDAYFPSTAGDAAFSRVRDHARDVVALNYAGKFPRVFLHGVELTLSAQSLRTLREGFRPEANRIDRERDETTTVSARAVLRTHVPYNRLSYGAEVAHDWISSTAEQELITEPTRIALGRGRYLDGSRFTQWGIFANDRVNIGSKLAFDLGGRVAGWRVDVPADPLSRLDATNTTRWTATGSLHARYAVGDGLNLVAGVSQGYRAPDVHDHTALGCTATTYEIPNSALRAERNLTAETGLKLDLFGVLEGSVFYFFTYLTDAILQSSASLPTASGGSTSTFYCGTKADGTPLLVPVTQRANAQHATLHGVETSLRVRLGARWSLGGWAAWTHGNASLDLPGNFDEPLSSVPPLRGLGGVRHEDPRGRWFAELVVRWAARQSRVSSADRGNLAICPAGPSPCDGTPPYAVFAMRGAASVNRHLRLTLALENLTHESYRTHGSAIASPGFSAIVGLEGRAP; translated from the coding sequence GTGTGGTCGTGCATCCTCTCCGCTGCGATCACCCCCACCGCGCGCGCCGACGATCCCTCGACGCCGGACCGGCCCGCCGCCCCCCCCCGGCGCCTCGCGGCCACCCCCGAGGCGGAGCTGCCCTTCGACTCGCCGCGAGCCGTGGAGGTGATGGGGGCGCGGGCGATCTCGGACCAGCACCGCTCGACCGTCGCAGAGGCTCTCCTCGAGAGCGAGGGGGCGCAGGCCGCGTGGTCAGCCCCGAGCGTCTCGACGGTGAACGTCCGCGGACTCGGCACGCCGCGCGTCCTCGTGCTCCAGAACGGCGTTCGCCTCACCCCGGGCTGGTCCGGACCAATCGCTACCCCGCTGGGCGATCTGGATCCGTTCCTCGTAGATCAGCTTGAGGTAGTCCGCGGTCCGGCGTCCGTGCTCTGGGGATCCGACGCGATGGGAGGGGTGATCAACGTCGTCACCCAGCGACCGCGCTTCGACCCCCGTCGCGCCTGGGACATCGGCGCGGATGCGCTCCTCCGGTTCGACAGCGCCGCCAGCGGGCTCATAGGTCACGCGGCTGCCGCGGGTCATCTCCGTCGCCTGGGGCTGCGCGCGGGGTTTACCGCCCGGCGTCTAGACGACCTCCTCGGCGGTCGTGACATCGGCCGCCAGCGTTACACGAGTTACTGGCAGGCAAACGCCGACATCGCCGCCCGCCTCGACCTCGGCCCCGCAGGCCTTGTCGACCTCGACTACACCCGGGGCGAACGACACGACGCGTACTTCCCGTCGACCGCCGGTGACGCGGCCTTCTCGCGGGTGCGAGATCACGCCCGCGACGTCGTCGCGCTGAACTACGCGGGGAAGTTCCCGCGAGTGTTCCTCCACGGCGTCGAGCTCACCCTCTCCGCCCAATCCCTGCGGACGCTCCGCGAGGGGTTCCGACCCGAGGCGAATCGCATCGATCGCGAGCGCGACGAGACCACGACGGTTTCCGCACGCGCCGTGCTTCGCACGCACGTGCCCTACAACCGCCTGAGCTACGGGGCCGAGGTCGCGCACGACTGGATTTCCTCTACCGCGGAACAGGAGCTCATCACGGAGCCCACGCGCATTGCTCTGGGCCGGGGCCGCTATCTCGACGGCTCTCGCTTCACGCAATGGGGCATCTTTGCGAACGACCGGGTCAACATCGGCAGTAAGCTCGCCTTCGACCTCGGAGGGCGGGTCGCGGGCTGGCGCGTGGATGTCCCGGCGGATCCATTGAGTCGCCTCGACGCCACCAACACCACCCGCTGGACAGCCACGGGCAGCCTCCACGCTCGCTACGCCGTGGGAGACGGACTGAACCTCGTCGCAGGCGTCAGCCAGGGCTACCGGGCCCCTGACGTCCACGACCACACCGCCCTCGGCTGCACCGCGACCACCTACGAGATACCCAACTCCGCGCTCCGCGCGGAACGTAACCTCACCGCGGAAACCGGCCTCAAGCTCGACCTCTTCGGGGTGCTCGAAGGCTCCGTCTTCTACTTCTTTACCTACCTCACGGACGCCATCCTGCAGAGCTCCGCGAGCCTTCCCACGGCCTCCGGTGGGAGCACCTCGACCTTCTACTGCGGTACGAAGGCGGATGGCACGCCCCTCCTCGTCCCCGTCACGCAGCGCGCAAACGCCCAGCACGCCACCCTGCACGGCGTGGAGACGAGCCTTCGCGTGCGTCTCGGTGCGCGCTGGTCCTTGGGTGGCTGGGCGGCGTGGACGCACGGGAACGCGAGTCTGGACCTTCCGGGCAACTTCGACGAGCCGCTGAGCAGCGTCCCTCCGCTCCGCGGCCTCGGAGGCGTTCGCCACGAGGACCCCCGCGGCCGATGGTTCGCCGAACTCGTCGTGCGGTGGGCGGCGCGGCAATCGCGCGTCAGCTCCGCCGACCGGGGGAACCTCGCCATCTGCCCCGCCGGCCCCTCGCCCTGCGACGGGACGCCCCCATATGCCGTCTTCGCCATGCGCGGCGCCGCATCGGTGAACAGGCACCTGCGGCTCACCCTGGCGCTGGAGAACCTCACCCACGAGTCGTACCGCACGCACGGAAGCGCCATCGCTAGCCCCGGCTTCAGCGCCATCGTGGGCCTCGAGGGACGCGCGCCATGA
- the pncA gene encoding bifunctional nicotinamidase/pyrazinamidase: protein MKALLLVDLQNDFLPGGALAVPRGDEVVAVANALLSRFDVAVATQDWHPAEHGSFAPNHPGRSPGEVIDLDGTSQVLWPAHCIADTHGADFAAELQLQRVQGVVKKGTDAAVDSYSGFFDNGQRHATGLESYLRGRGVTHLFVMGLATDYCVKFTALDARRLGFEVSLVSDGCRAVDLRPGDGERALEELRSAGVHIVHSSAVATDDRQTLVEGKHLRLVRSSNGWEHVERTNCTGIVLVVALTENDRMLFVEQFRPPVGARVIELPAGIAGDHVTHRHEALESAAQRELVEETGYRAESLVMLTAGPPSAGLSTEVVAVYGATNLRRVAPGGGDASESIVVHEVPLAEVHGWLLTQQRRGLLVDTKVYAGLYFAHRLATEATL from the coding sequence ATGAAAGCCCTCCTCCTTGTAGACCTTCAGAACGACTTCCTCCCCGGGGGGGCGCTCGCAGTACCTCGAGGGGACGAGGTCGTGGCCGTGGCCAACGCGCTGCTGTCCCGCTTCGACGTCGCGGTGGCCACGCAGGACTGGCACCCTGCCGAGCATGGAAGCTTCGCGCCGAATCATCCGGGCCGGTCCCCGGGCGAGGTCATCGACCTCGACGGCACCTCCCAGGTCCTTTGGCCCGCGCACTGCATCGCCGACACCCACGGCGCCGACTTCGCGGCGGAGCTCCAGCTGCAGCGAGTTCAGGGGGTGGTGAAGAAAGGCACTGACGCGGCCGTGGACAGCTACAGCGGCTTCTTCGACAACGGGCAGCGCCACGCGACGGGGCTGGAATCCTACCTTCGCGGGCGAGGGGTCACGCACCTCTTCGTGATGGGGCTCGCCACCGACTACTGCGTGAAGTTCACGGCGCTTGATGCGCGCCGGTTGGGCTTCGAGGTCTCCCTGGTCTCCGATGGCTGCAGAGCGGTGGATCTGCGACCGGGCGACGGCGAACGCGCCCTCGAAGAGCTCCGCAGCGCCGGGGTGCACATCGTGCATAGCAGCGCTGTGGCCACCGACGACCGCCAAACGCTCGTCGAAGGAAAGCACCTGAGGCTCGTCCGCTCCAGCAACGGATGGGAGCACGTCGAGCGAACGAACTGCACTGGCATCGTTCTGGTGGTGGCGCTGACGGAGAACGACCGGATGCTCTTCGTCGAGCAGTTCCGGCCCCCGGTCGGTGCGCGCGTCATCGAGCTTCCTGCCGGCATAGCGGGCGACCACGTCACGCACCGCCACGAGGCGCTCGAGAGCGCCGCACAGCGTGAGCTCGTGGAGGAGACGGGGTATCGTGCGGAAAGCCTGGTCATGCTGACGGCCGGCCCCCCCTCCGCGGGCCTTTCGACGGAGGTCGTCGCGGTGTACGGCGCGACCAACCTGCGGCGCGTCGCCCCCGGTGGCGGAGACGCCAGCGAGTCGATCGTCGTGCACGAGGTGCCCCTCGCGGAGGTCCACGGTTGGCTGCTCACGCAGCAGCGGCGCGGGTTGCTCGTCGATACCAAGGTCTACGCGGGGCTGTACTTCGCCCACCGGCTCGCTACGGAAGCGACACTCTGA
- a CDS encoding NADH-quinone oxidoreductase subunit D: MSERLDLTIRRPVPQLSRAADIGHLPTDDMIINLGPSHPATHGTVNIRLVLDGERIKDAQVNVGYLHRGFEKECEAHTWAEIFPYTDRLNYASPMLNNVGFAMAVEKLLGIAPPLRAQYIQVIVGELARLCDHLTYMAAQVMEMGALTVFFYAVKGREWLWDLLEEISGARLTHSYVRIGGVAWDMPEGWPDRAGATLLKVGEIVSEIDRLVTRNRIFLDRMEGIAVVSAEDAVSFGWTGPCLRASGVEYDVRKAHPYRVYDRFDFEIPIGTNGDNLDRYLVRIEEVRQSIRIIQQALEQVEPGPVLLDDPRVVLPPKRETYNTIEGLINHFKLVVDGIRVPAGETYSYTEASNGELGFYLVSDGTGRPVKCRCRPPCFMQMTAMEQMLRGQFIADLVPIFDTLNMIGGECDR, encoded by the coding sequence ATGTCTGAACGCCTTGACCTGACCATCCGTCGGCCCGTCCCGCAGCTCTCCCGCGCTGCGGACATCGGACATCTGCCCACGGACGACATGATCATCAACCTCGGTCCGTCCCACCCGGCGACGCACGGGACGGTGAACATACGGCTCGTTCTGGACGGGGAGCGGATCAAGGACGCGCAGGTGAACGTCGGCTACCTCCATCGGGGCTTCGAGAAGGAGTGCGAGGCGCACACCTGGGCCGAGATCTTCCCCTATACCGACCGACTGAACTACGCCTCGCCCATGCTCAACAACGTGGGCTTCGCCATGGCGGTCGAGAAGCTGCTCGGCATCGCGCCCCCGCTCCGCGCGCAGTACATCCAGGTCATCGTGGGAGAGCTAGCGCGCCTGTGCGACCACCTCACGTACATGGCCGCCCAGGTCATGGAAATGGGTGCGCTGACCGTCTTCTTCTACGCGGTGAAGGGGCGCGAATGGCTCTGGGATCTCCTCGAGGAGATCTCTGGCGCTCGCCTCACGCACTCGTACGTCCGCATCGGCGGCGTGGCCTGGGACATGCCCGAAGGCTGGCCAGACCGCGCCGGGGCCACGCTGCTCAAAGTTGGAGAGATCGTCTCCGAGATCGACCGCCTCGTGACGCGCAACCGCATCTTTCTCGATCGCATGGAGGGGATAGCGGTCGTCAGCGCCGAGGATGCCGTGAGCTTCGGCTGGACGGGCCCCTGCCTCCGCGCGAGCGGCGTCGAGTACGACGTCAGGAAGGCTCACCCCTACCGCGTCTACGACCGATTCGACTTCGAGATCCCCATCGGAACCAACGGCGACAACCTGGATCGCTACTTGGTTCGCATCGAAGAGGTCCGGCAGAGCATTCGCATCATCCAGCAGGCGCTCGAGCAGGTGGAGCCGGGTCCCGTGCTCCTCGACGACCCGCGGGTGGTGCTGCCTCCGAAGCGCGAGACCTACAACACGATCGAAGGCCTCATCAACCACTTCAAGCTCGTCGTGGACGGGATCCGCGTCCCCGCGGGCGAGACCTATAGCTACACCGAGGCGAGCAACGGCGAGCTGGGCTTCTACCTGGTGTCCGACGGCACCGGTCGCCCGGTGAAGTGCCGCTGCCGCCCTCCCTGCTTCATGCAGATGACGGCCATGGAGCAGATGCTTCGTGGCCAGTTCATCGCGGACCTTGTGCCGATCTTCGATACGCTGAACATGATCGGCGGTGAGTGCGACCGTTGA
- a CDS encoding (2Fe-2S)-binding protein, with protein sequence MTSTPSNPGAPTVEMVDFSVDGRPVSAPKGTNLLEAMLAAGENLSYFCYHPGLSVAACCRQCMVAVGTNPKLVPACQMTVQPAMEVYSSRADVLEARQRMLEFTLVNHPVDCTICDKAGECALQRHYMDWDGKDSAINHAKVDKPKKVDLGPHIVLDTERCILCSRCVRFCQEVAKAPQLVFSRRGDHEMLTTAPGERLDNPYSLNTVDICPVGALTDKDFRFKIRVWELFSTRSTCVGCSAGCQTEIHHHRNQIYRLVPPKRWDMNLSWMCDDGRRTYKAIGGPRVSQPRVNGRQESLKDALDAAAASLRPYLGEERHALGVVVGADLTNEDAFASVHFARDLLGLAAVYLADRPNDGRGDGILRRSDPNPNRSGILTIAGDTARSTRDLAADIAAGTVRALLVVGDSPLSDAGAPEALRQLAVLVVQASIASPTSEAASVLLPAAAWAEVDGTITNYEGRVQRLRAAVEPPGLARPHWDLIGRLARLLGLEAERPSPEAVFDELRRHHPSMAHASWGEPMRAGQLRFAGRRG encoded by the coding sequence ATGACATCGACTCCCTCGAATCCCGGAGCGCCGACCGTCGAGATGGTGGATTTCTCGGTCGACGGCCGGCCCGTGAGCGCCCCCAAAGGGACCAACCTCCTCGAGGCGATGCTCGCAGCGGGCGAGAACCTGAGCTATTTCTGCTACCACCCGGGGCTGAGCGTCGCGGCGTGCTGCCGCCAGTGTATGGTCGCGGTAGGGACCAACCCGAAGCTCGTGCCCGCGTGCCAGATGACGGTGCAACCGGCGATGGAGGTGTACTCCTCCCGCGCCGACGTCCTCGAGGCGCGCCAGAGGATGCTCGAGTTCACGCTGGTCAATCACCCCGTGGACTGCACCATCTGCGACAAGGCCGGCGAGTGCGCGCTCCAGCGGCACTACATGGACTGGGACGGCAAGGACTCGGCGATCAACCACGCGAAGGTCGACAAGCCGAAGAAGGTCGACCTCGGCCCCCACATCGTTCTCGACACCGAGCGCTGCATCCTCTGCAGTCGCTGCGTCCGTTTCTGTCAGGAGGTGGCGAAAGCTCCTCAGCTCGTTTTCTCCCGACGCGGCGACCACGAGATGCTGACGACCGCCCCCGGGGAGCGGCTCGACAATCCCTATAGCCTCAACACCGTCGATATCTGCCCCGTGGGCGCCCTCACGGACAAGGACTTCCGCTTCAAGATTCGGGTGTGGGAGCTCTTCTCGACCCGCAGCACCTGCGTCGGCTGTTCGGCGGGCTGCCAGACGGAGATCCATCACCATCGTAACCAGATCTACCGCCTCGTGCCCCCGAAACGGTGGGACATGAACCTGAGCTGGATGTGCGACGACGGGCGACGGACCTACAAGGCGATTGGCGGCCCGCGGGTGAGTCAACCTCGCGTGAACGGCCGCCAGGAATCGCTGAAGGACGCTCTCGACGCTGCGGCGGCCAGTCTCCGCCCCTACCTCGGGGAGGAGCGACACGCGCTGGGTGTCGTGGTGGGCGCCGACCTCACGAACGAGGACGCTTTCGCCTCGGTGCATTTCGCCCGCGACCTCCTCGGCCTCGCAGCGGTCTACCTGGCCGATCGCCCGAACGATGGACGCGGTGACGGCATCCTGCGCCGCTCGGATCCGAATCCCAACCGCTCCGGCATTCTGACCATCGCGGGAGATACCGCGCGCTCTACGCGAGACCTCGCGGCTGACATCGCCGCCGGCACCGTCCGAGCCCTGCTCGTGGTCGGAGACAGCCCGCTAAGCGACGCGGGTGCGCCGGAAGCGCTGCGCCAGCTCGCCGTCCTCGTCGTGCAGGCCAGCATCGCCTCACCGACCAGCGAGGCGGCGAGCGTGCTGCTCCCCGCGGCCGCCTGGGCCGAAGTGGACGGAACGATCACGAACTACGAGGGCCGCGTCCAACGGCTACGTGCGGCCGTCGAGCCGCCCGGACTCGCGCGCCCGCACTGGGACCTCATCGGGCGGCTCGCTCGGCTGCTCGGTCTCGAAGCCGAACGCCCGTCGCCGGAGGCGGTGTTCGACGAGCTCCGTCGTCACCATCCCTCGATGGCCCACGCCAGCTGGGGCGAGCCGATGCGGGCCGGACAGCTGCGCTTCGCAGGAAGGAGGGGCTAG
- a CDS encoding NADH-quinone oxidoreductase subunit C produces the protein MSQMALERLVAELGPAVIETHQHRGDETALLDRAAVHRACLWLRDTDGLNFDLLTDLTAVDYLEQARAYRFEVVYHLYSMKRRHRLRLKTRVQLEDPTVDTVSDLWKVANWLEREVWDMYGIRFNGHPDPRRILLYEEFVGHPLRKDYPKERRQPLARRPPEEIAAALAGRPGTGRSLLDP, from the coding sequence ATGAGCCAGATGGCGCTCGAGAGACTCGTGGCAGAGCTAGGTCCCGCGGTGATCGAGACGCACCAGCACCGCGGTGACGAGACAGCGCTGCTCGATCGCGCCGCGGTGCACCGCGCGTGCCTCTGGCTCCGCGACACGGACGGGCTGAACTTCGATCTGCTCACCGACCTGACCGCGGTAGACTACCTCGAGCAGGCGCGAGCCTATCGCTTCGAGGTCGTGTACCACCTCTACTCCATGAAGCGTCGCCACCGCCTGCGGCTCAAGACCCGGGTGCAGCTCGAAGACCCGACGGTGGACACGGTCAGCGACCTCTGGAAGGTCGCAAACTGGCTGGAGCGCGAAGTCTGGGACATGTACGGGATCCGCTTCAACGGCCATCCCGATCCTCGCCGCATCTTGCTGTACGAGGAGTTCGTCGGACACCCGCTGCGCAAGGACTACCCGAAGGAGCGGCGACAACCTCTCGCGCGACGTCCTCCGGAGGAGATCGCCGCCGCGTTGGCCGGGCGCCCTGGAACCGGAAGGAGCCTGCTGGATCCCTAG
- a CDS encoding nicotinate phosphoribosyltransferase, whose amino-acid sequence MSAPGAVDRPSLALLTDLYQLTMAYGSWRTGTANREAVFHLFFRQHPFRGGFTIACGLADVIRHVEDFRFVPEDLAYLATLPGGDGRPLFGDDFLAYLGDLRFTGQLDATPEGTVVFPNEPLIRVQGPIVECQLLETALLNLVNFQTLIATKAARVCLAARGEPVLEFGLRRAQGVDGGLSASRAAYIGGCTATSNVLAGKRFGIPVRGTHAHSWVMCFDEEREAFRAYAEAMPNNCVFLVDTYDTLEGVRHAVEIGRTLREGGHRLLGIRLDSGDLAALSTAAREILDAAGFHDAAIVASNDLDEQIIASLKDQGARIDVWGVGTKLVTAYDQPALGGVYKLAALRSAGGPWEHRIKLSEQPIKVSTPGIQQVRRYERDGQFVGDVIYDLGAAPDGDWVLVDAHDTTLERRFPTQLPHRDLLVPIFRDGVPVYAAPQPSEARKKAQEELGRLPAACKRFLNPQTYPTGLERGLYDLKLSLIRRARGAAA is encoded by the coding sequence ATGTCCGCTCCCGGAGCGGTCGACCGACCGTCGCTGGCGCTGCTTACCGACCTCTATCAGCTCACCATGGCCTACGGCTCTTGGCGGACGGGCACCGCCAACCGCGAGGCCGTCTTCCATCTCTTCTTTCGCCAGCATCCGTTTCGGGGAGGCTTCACGATTGCGTGCGGACTGGCAGACGTCATTCGCCACGTCGAGGACTTCCGCTTCGTCCCGGAAGATCTGGCCTACCTCGCCACGCTCCCCGGCGGCGACGGGCGGCCGCTCTTCGGCGACGACTTCCTCGCTTACCTCGGCGACCTGCGCTTCACGGGCCAGCTCGACGCCACGCCCGAGGGCACCGTCGTATTCCCGAACGAGCCGCTGATCCGCGTGCAAGGTCCAATCGTCGAGTGCCAGCTTCTCGAGACCGCGCTGCTCAACCTCGTCAACTTCCAGACCCTCATCGCGACCAAGGCCGCCCGGGTCTGCCTGGCCGCCCGAGGGGAGCCCGTGCTCGAGTTCGGCCTCCGTCGCGCCCAAGGCGTCGACGGCGGCCTTTCGGCAAGCCGGGCCGCGTACATCGGCGGGTGCACGGCGACCTCCAACGTGCTCGCCGGGAAGCGCTTCGGCATCCCGGTGCGAGGCACGCACGCCCACAGCTGGGTCATGTGTTTCGACGAGGAGCGGGAGGCGTTCCGGGCATACGCCGAGGCCATGCCCAACAACTGCGTCTTCCTCGTCGATACCTACGACACACTGGAGGGGGTGCGTCACGCGGTGGAGATTGGTCGCACGTTACGCGAGGGCGGCCACCGTCTCCTCGGCATACGTCTCGACTCGGGCGATCTCGCAGCGCTCAGCACCGCGGCCCGCGAAATCCTCGACGCCGCCGGATTTCACGATGCCGCAATCGTCGCGAGCAACGACCTCGACGAGCAGATTATCGCCAGCCTCAAGGACCAGGGAGCGCGGATCGACGTGTGGGGCGTCGGCACCAAGCTCGTCACGGCGTACGACCAGCCCGCCCTCGGCGGCGTCTACAAGCTCGCCGCCCTGCGGAGCGCCGGCGGCCCCTGGGAGCATCGCATCAAGCTGTCGGAGCAGCCGATCAAGGTCTCCACTCCCGGTATTCAGCAAGTACGCCGATACGAACGCGACGGGCAGTTCGTGGGGGACGTGATCTACGACCTGGGCGCGGCACCCGACGGTGACTGGGTCCTCGTCGATGCGCACGACACGACGCTGGAGCGCCGGTTTCCGACACAACTACCCCACCGTGACTTGCTCGTCCCGATCTTCCGCGATGGAGTGCCGGTGTATGCCGCGCCGCAGCCCTCCGAGGCGCGAAAGAAGGCGCAGGAAGAGCTGGGCCGCTTGCCCGCGGCGTGCAAGCGTTTCCTCAACCCCCAGACCTACCCCACCGGTCTCGAGCGCGGGCTCTACGACCTGAAGCTCAGCCTCATCCGCCGCGCGCGCGGAGCAGCCGCATGA
- a CDS encoding NADH-quinone oxidoreductase subunit H, whose translation MLGLIVAAVVKIAIMIGFAVNLSAILTWMERRQSALMQDRIGPVRANIGRVRLWGLLHPVADALKLLNKEDFIPPKVHRTVYLLAPLFALVPVLLAFAVIPFGPPVCLDKLAVPVADLAQCQQVEYLQIAHIDIGILFIFAVASLGVYGAALAGWASFNNFALLGGLRASAQMISYEVTMGMAMMGAFLVFGTLEPMAMVQKQDTLAHWGIVQQPLGFILFFFAAIAETKRAPFDLPEGESEIVGYFVEYGGVRFMTFFLGEFLEIVFVGAIVTTVFLGGWQIPGLQDGAFAHWIVVLLRVAAFMAKVFVVCFIQLAIRWTLPRMRYDQLMRLGWKGMLPASIANVVITAALVMWSQPGLPR comes from the coding sequence ATGCTGGGGCTCATCGTCGCCGCGGTGGTGAAGATCGCCATCATGATCGGCTTCGCCGTCAACCTCTCGGCCATCCTCACCTGGATGGAGCGCCGCCAAAGCGCGCTGATGCAGGACCGCATCGGGCCGGTCCGGGCCAACATCGGTCGCGTCCGACTCTGGGGCCTCCTCCATCCCGTGGCCGATGCGCTGAAGCTCCTCAACAAGGAGGACTTCATCCCGCCCAAGGTGCACCGCACCGTCTACCTCCTTGCGCCTCTCTTCGCGCTGGTTCCTGTCCTGCTCGCCTTCGCCGTCATTCCCTTCGGCCCGCCCGTCTGCCTCGACAAGCTCGCCGTGCCGGTGGCCGACCTCGCCCAGTGCCAGCAGGTCGAGTACCTCCAGATCGCGCACATCGACATCGGGATCCTGTTCATCTTCGCCGTGGCCTCCCTCGGGGTCTACGGAGCGGCTCTCGCCGGCTGGGCCTCCTTCAACAACTTCGCTCTCCTCGGCGGACTCCGCGCCTCGGCGCAGATGATCTCCTACGAGGTCACCATGGGCATGGCGATGATGGGTGCGTTCCTGGTCTTCGGCACCCTGGAGCCCATGGCGATGGTGCAGAAGCAGGACACCCTCGCCCACTGGGGGATCGTGCAGCAGCCGCTCGGCTTCATCCTGTTCTTCTTCGCGGCCATCGCCGAGACGAAGCGCGCCCCCTTCGACCTGCCGGAGGGAGAGTCCGAGATCGTGGGCTACTTCGTCGAATACGGCGGCGTGCGGTTCATGACCTTCTTCCTCGGTGAGTTCCTGGAGATCGTGTTCGTCGGCGCCATCGTCACCACCGTCTTCCTCGGCGGCTGGCAGATCCCCGGCCTGCAGGACGGTGCGTTTGCCCATTGGATCGTGGTGTTGCTGCGCGTGGCGGCGTTCATGGCGAAGGTCTTCGTGGTGTGCTTCATCCAGCTCGCCATTCGCTGGACGCTCCCGCGCATGAGGTACGATCAGCTCATGCGCTTGGGCTGGAAAGGCATGTTGCCGGCTTCGATCGCGAACGTCGTGATCACTGCCGCTCTCGTCATGTGGTCCCAGCCCGGACTGCCTAGGTGA
- a CDS encoding ribose-phosphate pyrophosphokinase, with the protein MTTSTTLVYATESYGYMLRALCALPGFEEGAMERRRFPDDERYLRLITPPAGRNVAILGGTISDADTLELFDLASGVVTDGARRLTLVIPYFGCSTMERAVHPGEIVTAKTRARLLSAIPSAPEGNRALLLDLHSEGLPYYFEGGLVATHLHAMPVVSGAVKRLGGDNFVLACTDAGRAKWVQRLANEIGVAASFVFKRRHDDGSTEVIAASANLQGRRVVIYDDMIRSGGTLVGAAEAYRAAGATSIAVVTTHGLFCGDALPRLCRSGLFQSIVCTDSHPRALELQSPELAVESVVPLLARALRPQPLPEAS; encoded by the coding sequence ATGACGACCTCGACGACACTGGTCTACGCCACGGAATCGTACGGCTACATGCTCCGCGCCCTCTGCGCCCTTCCGGGTTTCGAGGAGGGCGCGATGGAGCGAAGGCGTTTCCCGGACGATGAACGTTACCTCCGCCTCATCACTCCGCCGGCAGGCAGGAACGTGGCCATCCTCGGAGGAACGATCTCCGACGCCGACACGCTCGAATTGTTCGACCTCGCGTCCGGCGTCGTCACGGACGGTGCACGACGCCTCACGTTGGTCATCCCGTACTTCGGATGCTCCACCATGGAGCGCGCCGTCCACCCGGGCGAGATCGTGACGGCTAAGACGCGAGCCCGGCTCCTCAGCGCCATCCCCTCCGCGCCGGAAGGGAATCGGGCGCTCCTACTCGACCTTCACTCCGAGGGGCTCCCCTACTACTTCGAGGGAGGACTCGTCGCCACCCACCTGCACGCGATGCCGGTGGTCAGCGGCGCGGTGAAACGCCTCGGAGGAGACAACTTCGTGCTCGCCTGTACGGACGCGGGAAGAGCCAAGTGGGTTCAGCGGCTGGCCAACGAGATCGGCGTGGCTGCCTCCTTCGTCTTCAAGAGGCGCCACGACGACGGGTCCACCGAGGTCATTGCCGCCAGCGCGAACCTGCAGGGGCGTCGGGTGGTGATCTACGACGACATGATCCGCAGCGGAGGCACGCTCGTCGGAGCAGCCGAGGCCTATCGCGCCGCGGGCGCCACCAGCATCGCAGTCGTGACGACGCACGGGCTATTCTGCGGCGACGCGTTGCCCCGCCTCTGCCGCTCTGGCCTGTTTCAATCGATCGTCTGCACGGACAGTCACCCTCGGGCGCTCGAACTCCAAAGCCCCGAGCTCGCCGTAGAGTCGGTCGTCCCGCTCCTCGCGCGCGCCTTACGCCCACAGCCCCTTCCGGAGGCCTCATGA
- a CDS encoding NADH-quinone oxidoreductase subunit I, with amino-acid sequence MGKLVGVKRGLWEQLYLPEVLRGVGITLRHFFVNLFTRKEIITVNYPEERRELPERYRGVHRLMKREDGSVRCTACMMCATVCPANCIHIVAGERENSTSRDVEKYPVRFEIDELVCVVCGLCVEACPCDALRMDTHVHMKPVTSRGDALLGKEALMSRGARSVAVDGGAGGEWRQRYTTIGATQAIYRPDHLKKDER; translated from the coding sequence ATGGGCAAGCTCGTCGGAGTGAAACGCGGACTGTGGGAGCAGCTCTACCTGCCCGAGGTGCTCCGCGGGGTGGGGATCACCCTGCGCCACTTCTTCGTGAATCTCTTCACGCGGAAGGAGATCATCACTGTCAATTACCCCGAAGAGCGGCGGGAATTGCCGGAACGCTACCGCGGCGTGCACCGACTGATGAAGCGCGAGGATGGCTCGGTGCGCTGCACTGCGTGCATGATGTGCGCCACCGTCTGTCCCGCGAACTGCATCCACATCGTGGCGGGCGAGCGCGAGAACTCGACGAGCCGCGACGTCGAGAAGTACCCCGTTCGCTTCGAGATCGACGAACTCGTCTGCGTGGTGTGCGGCTTGTGCGTGGAGGCCTGCCCGTGCGATGCGCTGCGGATGGACACGCACGTTCACATGAAGCCCGTGACCTCCCGCGGCGACGCGCTCCTCGGAAAAGAGGCGCTCATGAGCCGGGGAGCTCGAAGCGTGGCCGTGGACGGCGGCGCGGGTGGCGAGTGGAGGCAGCGGTACACAACGATCGGCGCAACGCAAGCCATCTACCGTCCCGATCACCTCAAGAAGGACGAGCGCTAG